Genomic segment of Arctopsyche grandis isolate Sample6627 chromosome 3, ASM5162203v2, whole genome shotgun sequence:
atcgttaaagttggagtcggagtttggagtcgcagtcgaatcataaaataaagtcgaagtcggagtcggtaactTTTGATTCGACTCCACAACCCtggtaatatctttaatatacgaaaaatattgtgatcatttacaaatttttaagctttaaaatattaaacaaaacgTTTAAATGCCCATTCTtactacattttttaaaataattaatgcttatctcgtaaaataattAATCCTAATACCAATTTAGAAATTCTGAGAATCGTGAAAATGCAAACCGGTCGCACCGAAATAATCTCATATTTTTCTCGAAAAACTTTAAACTattacaattttacaatttttggtTGCAGTATTCATAAGTCGTAAATAACATTTAAGAAACTTTATAAAAATGCAATCTCTTATTCGAAAATTAgatgaaaaaaatcgtaattaatTGAAAGaagaattgaaatttatttgaaatcaaatttggAAAACTTAAGCGAAAACTATTCATCAAACACCGAAAGTCcccttcaataatttcaaatacgaCGTGTTATTCACAAtttttgccaaaattaattgagcttattaaatcaaaataacgTTTTTTTCGGTGtacatgcaatatatgtatgtatgtaaatacccaaaacaatactaaaactaattaaacataaataagaTGTTATTATTGACTGTCAATTACACATCCAAACACAGATCGATTGAATTCGTCACTCTCAgtgacttatatgtatgtaggtatatatccaaatatatgtatatatcactaGTTATTCcacacaattataaaaatattatcacaATTTTAATTATGTTATGCATATAGATTTATCTACAGGTGTCTGCGTGAGCGAAACCACCTGCTACTATTTCATGCACGTGTCGTCGTGACTTGGCGAATATTACACGGAAATCCTCGTTCAATCCGATAAAAGTCAGACATGGAATAAATTGCGTTAGATTCGCGTGCagaatatgtataaacaatgtGTTGTATTATTAACGAGCGAGACGTACGAAACGAGACGCGGCAATGTTTTGGGTGCCGGCGTGAAGACTGTTGCTCCTGGATGCTCCTGCTCTCGGGGAGGGGTATAACACCCTAAAGCCGGGGGAGGGACGACGTGGCAAGGGTGACTAACGCATCGtccaaatacaattcaacttttATCGTTGCAAGAAAAAAACTAATTGAATTAGATACATGTAGTACAAATTCGATTGTTTGATTTTACTGTTTCCTAATGAATCGTCGTTTTTTTCCCGACAGATTGTATTTGTTCGTTTCAATTTGCAAACTGAGATTTATTCTTTTTATACGATTCTCGAAAAAATTTGGTATAGTTTCGGCATCGTAAAtgccatatatttatatgaaattagaTGTCATCGTGAAATTTTGAGAAACATTGTTCAGTGAAAGCGATCGATCGCGACTACTGTAGGGTGGAAACGGTGTGAGAATATGTGACAGTTGTTTGTAAGCCAAGGGTCGCTGTCTTTAATTGAGTAAAATAcgcttataatttttttaagaatataatttattcaagattttataattgatttttacgCAGTAGATTCATACACAGTATATTTTAGCGTTGAAATACATAAGTTTACATATATGCAGGGCTTTTTTCCCATGTTacgcggtggaacggcgttccggcaccttttttgggcattttttttatgtttcaaacgaatattttaaataagataTAGAATAttcaagatataaaattatatataagatatagtacaattttattataatttttttttaataaaaaacttgacaagaaatgagttccggcaccttttttttcaaaaaaagtcCTGCACATATGCAGGGCCGCCCAGAGGGTGGTGGAAGCTGGGGTTAAAGTTCCGGGGCCCGAACTACTTGGGGGGCCCCGAgttgggacgttcgactgatcgatattgatattttatattattctacataaaaaatacatatatttctttaatgccaaatgtttattatttttcgatccttGCATTATTTTGTGTCCATGTGGAATCGCAtttaacatatatgtagctattttttttctaatagttctgatagatttatTAATAGATTagtttcgcatattaaaaatatatctataagattttaTTTGTTAGTCATAGGTAAGCTTCAGCGCAaccctgcgcaccattgttcatttttatgatgaacctttttttttgctatctagctttgtagtttgccctctttcctggaaaatagcttCAAAACTCCGattttttgttccaaaagcacgctccaccgccgaagactagtcaTAGGGTATGGAACTATTTTTCCAGGGCTCGAGATTCTTCTCGGCGgccctgcatatatgtatgtacgtacatacatggtgaccggaaaaatgcactcgagatagttgcactctcgagacatccaaactttcaaagacgCTAAACGacaactaacgcaatagaaatctacaaaaaagcgtcaagggggtatttatatgttatccgagggtacCTATTGGGTAAGTTGTTTTTGagagcctttgaaaattaggacttctcaaaactgcgctactattcagtgcaatttggtgcatctttccgggaaccgtacatacatatgtgaggaTAGATACCTATTGGTAACACATAAAATCGTCACCTTATGAGAAATAATCCGAGATTATTTCTCGCAAAACCCAATATCGTTGAATAGAGAAATAATGACCTTATTTTCAAAGGCGCttaaaagaacttacgcaatatatAGAactccacaaaaaatggttagcACCCTATGGATAACAAACAAATACCTCTTAAcgctttttgtggaattctattgcgttagttctccttgagcatctttttCCTCGATCCTCGAGCAAGTTTGGAtttctcgagagtgcaactatgtATCtctagtgcatttttccggtcaccgtgaTAATGATCAAATAAATGAACCTCTGTAAGTAAGCAAATCCAAAACGAAATAATAAACTAAGGTTAGTATTTCTATATAAACACAGTCGGTGAATCAACTTCAGTCCcctaatttttattgtaatcatcAACCATGCTTTTCAAAATAGTCCATTTAGGTACATAGATTCTTATTAGAATTGCGATACCTACGTATTTCACTACATgtgattgaaattgaaatgacCTGGCATCAGACGCCTTCTCTCCCCCATCCCACTGAGGGCCATGAGGTTTTATGAGGTGGTTTCGACGAGTGGGGTTGTGGGTGCGGTGGGCCAATCCCCTCGGTATAAATATGGTCGGTTGTTATGGCAACGATAGCAGAGACGAGCGGGGTGACTACAGAGAGgcaatgcaattattttatatcgttATCTGCGTATTTTCGTCTAGCACTCTTCAGTTGAaatgtaaattttgattttcttcCCCGTAGTATTACATCGAAATATGAATAAGTCATCGTCACAATCATATACaatgttatgtattattttggGATTGCAAAGCacgatttgaaattcaaaacgtaaataaaaatttgcattactaCATGCAGTATAATTCGTATTATCGGGGTATTTTTCGgaagatttattacaattaaaaatagttATAGCTACCAATAGAATAATTCGTGAAAGtagacgtgatttttttttatttagttatatgaaaaatcataaaatattttcgtttaagtaaatatttaatataaaaatttttagaatttttgtttattagtACAAAGTAGTGGGATATTAAATTAGTAGGTTattacttgtacatatataatatatatatacatatatgtatgtatatattgcaaTCCGTCAAAGAtatttcgaattttttgacttaattgaattgaattaaattatatttaatgattttaaagttttaaaagaTTTAAATGATTATAACTAAAACTGTTCCGAGAGTATAAAATGAGTCGTCTATAAATTTCAGCTCTTTTTTATTAGCTTCTTTCTGTTAAGTCCAGTGACAATCCCgtcccgtcaaaaaattgtgatctgattttgaatcaATTCCActcaatggctacgtccacactaccgatatctacacccgatatttacgaatttttccataaccagttcctaaatagcaaccacaggctgcaatatgggaactggatatggaaaattcgaaaatatcgggtgtagatatcggtagtgtaaacGTAGCCAATGATGCACAGTCGATACGAATCGTGATTCTAGTATCGTCGATTTCAAAACAGCTAGGATAAACTACTGATTATATTGACACTTACCTATTACACTGTCAATACGGATCTTGATACGTGTGAAACTGTTAATAATGGTCACTTCAGGTTGCTTTGATATATCTTATTTTATCGTTCCTTCTTTCGTTGTTTCATtatatcggttcggtgattactagtaaaatgtgaaccggtcacaggacaaccggtcgctctagatcgatcacccgtcacactaaaactggtcacaccctaaaatcggtcacgagaaaactggttgaccgattttagggtgtgaccagttttagggtgtgaccagtttttgtgtgaccagtttttgtgtgacgggtgattacgtgtgaccgatctagagcgaccggttgtcctgtgactggtttacatatgactagtagtccgtttacccattATAtcatatactttttattattcttgtcTAAATTATGTCACATTTTAAAtaactctcccccccccccttcttgtGATCAATATCAGTTTGatatactattgttgcgtaggggtgggtggaggatccaagtaaaaggccaacagtcgtttcacagcatttattgatgattcaggaggtacacgtattgccagtgttcagtccagaatgacctgatatcgcctacgtaccgccttataaagggtagatctctcaggacgcctaatctgtttacctgttgtatagtcacgtattcggatatgtatttccacgacaatGGGTcgccccgtaccgattctgagaaataactaataagggtcattgtttagcctaaatgcacttagagtccagatataatccttggaagtaagtgcctgcatttagttaatccgataacagatatccgttggtctaagtgcaattcgctcaatccgcggcgtacgttacactattttcaaaaaaaaaaatgttgatttttagtggcatatttattaaaacctgttttgttttgttacttTATTCGTTTATAATCATCGCATTATATATTCGATTTTCCTTCTTCCCCAAATTTTTtagtgttatttaaaaaaaattccaattgGATTTTGTGGATAGGTTTCTAGTTGGAAATCGACAATCTTATTTATGATGTGTGAAGTATCATGTGTGATGTATTTCATCTGATTAACGTAGATTGTGAACAGCTGAAATGAAaagtaaaagtaataataaagaaTTGTCTTGCGACAAAAGATTgtggttatattataataatgtaaaaagTATATGAAATGGCACGGAAACGAAATGGTTGGCAGTAGTGTGATCTGTAGCGGAAGATCGGTGTGTTGGTGTGTCGGTGTGTCGGTGTGTCGGTGTGCGTGGAGTGCGATTGTGTGCGATCGCCGATCGTCGATTGCCGATCGCCGATCGTCGATCGACGAGTTTGGTCGGCGGCGGTTCATCGCTCGTCTTCGCTATCGCCATCGTCATCTTCGGTTACATAAAGAGTGGTGTCGGTGTGGTGTGTTGTGAAGtcgagtggagtggagtggagtggagtggagtggaggggaggggaggggaggggaggggcggGGTGGGGGAGCGAGGAGTCTGACGTCAGATGTGGCAGTGGTGTCGGTGTGGCTGAGGCCGAGGCCGAGGCTGACCGTAGTCGGGAGATGTGGGTGTGGGAGTCGCGggtgtcggagtcggagtcggagccggagtcggagtcggagtcggagtcggagtcggcgTCGGAAGGTGTGTGAGTCGGAGTGAGGGGGTCGCCGCTCCCCGCTCCGCCGAAATGCGCGCCCCTTCCGCCATCCGACACCACCCCGctgccgccgccgccgccgcccgCAACAACCCTCGCACCGTGACCTTCCGCGACGAGGCGACGCTCGTCACTGGATACTTGGAGCCTGACAACCCCTGGACGCACGGTGAGACTCTTCACTCACACCAACACACCAACACACCACACCAACACCAATGCTACCACCCGTCTGTCACCTACCACCACTTCTTTATCCTCGACACGACATAGGTCATGGTCGACAAACGTCAATTTTCAAACACAAATTAATCGATCACTCACTACACAGAACAAtgacaaattatttttcaaattaaaacaaaaacacgTTTTAATTTTGCTTGAAatgtttcttttgtttttttttcatagatcAATTATGCTCGAAAATCTAGgcacacaaaaaaatattgatattgctCAATAATGATATGATTCAAACCACCGAAACgttcatatttgaatttttcccAATAGAAATGTATACAATGATGATATAaacaaattgtttaaaaaaataaacatatcacATACAAAGTCATTCAAATGAATATCTAAGACGATATTCAATAACTATCTATGAGATATTGTCGCGCTCGAGTTACCCGTGTCCTATTAGATCGCAAAGATTGGCCGTAGAGTTTGACCCCAATTTACATTAACGGTATAGAAACGTGTGAGGAACAAAAATCTCATTGTCTCAACATCGAGTTGTTTATGAAACCTTTCAACCCGTATTTTCATTTCGCGTTCGGTCCATCTTTTGAAAGTCATCGTGGATAATTTAGCTAGCGCTCCATTGTTCTCGATAGTGCAATAATTTCCCATTCGACATTCGCTCACAAGAATATTCAAATCGGTATCGGCGCATTGAAATGCGGTAAACATTGTAGAAATTATACGCCTTTATTCTCGATCGTATGAGTcatgtgataaatttaaattgtgataATTGATACTCGAAACTCTCAAAGACCTATTGAATAAAGTGGGTCCTATTGAATATTacaacaaaatgaaaaattatgagTGTATATCTGAATTCTATATTTCTCTGAAAATTTGAGTTTTAAATCTTTTTTCATTGTGAATGAGAAATGAAACTTTAAGCAAATAAACTGAACATGGCGATTATTGACATTTCATGTTAACATAcgttttcttttaaattgtaatatctTTTGACCTCCACGATAAATGTAGCTCAATTTATCTTCGATCATACAGAATGATTGCATCTCTGttgtatttatattgttaaaatacATTCTTTTGATTGTTCAATTTTACATgtgtaattgtttattttataattattctaaCACGTGTAATTGCTTTGacctttaaattataattatataagaaTAAAAAGATGAAATCTATTTTGTTTTCAAGGTGcctatattatgtgtatttattttttacttaaatatacatattttatgtatatataacgagggctgccgagaggaatcccgggccctggaaaaatgattttgagccctatgataaataaaatataagatcttagagatatatttttaatatgcgaaaaatctatcagaactactAGTATATGttgattgttaatttttttaaataattggataagaaagtatgatataacaggtacgatttcacatggacataAAGAATACgcggattgaaaaataatacacatttagtattaaataaatatatgtatgtagaataatataaaatatcaatatcggtcagtCGATTGTCCTGATAAGGtgcccctcgagtagtccagGCCCTAGAACTTTACCCCAgcttcccccccccctctcgttgaccctgtatatacatagctagtatgaaaatatttaatcataGATTTTTACATACGTCGTAACATAATAAATTCTTaacaaaaaaaactgaaaagtaTTCGGAGATTGATaacttatacatacacacatatatatttatatgcctATATTATCTGTTGTGTCACTTCAGAATAAGCATTACCGAATGATAGGATTGCTCCCATTTGATTTTTCTCACGAAAGACGCCCAGCCGTCTGGCACGAATGTTTAATGACACATTTCTCACTTTGGCACTATGCAATTGAACGCGGGCCAAAATTTATGTTTACTTTACAATTGTGTGAAAATTCGACTATAGAACTACACGTATATTATCCATACGCCTATGAACATTGTGAATTACCAGTATTATGAATTTTTTCAGTGGAGGAGACTTCTGGTGAAGAATTAGTCCTTGGATATATACAATCATGCCGAAAACACAACACCGCTGCTATAGAGAGTGTCATGGACCAACTAAAAGTACGTGCATTATACACTAATGTTGAAACATCATTTGAACGAATCGTTCGAAGCGTCCTTACTgacatattatgttattttaataaCCAGGAAATGAAAGTTGTGAGCGCGTCATGCCGACAGGGAACCTTAACACTGGCCGGGTGTGCTTTGACACCAGTCGCTTGTGAAGCTTTGGAATCCATTCTCAAAAAAGTTCGCTTTCAAAGGATTGATCTACACGACTGCCAATTAAATGATGATGCCGCCGTTTGTTGCTTCTCTCATCCTTGACACATTATACGtacatttaaaatgataaaattaataaaaaatatatttcaggtGGCTctttttgatatggttgaatattatGAAAGCGCAACCGAATTGGATATTTCAGGAAATAAGGGTTTGGGCATACCAGCCTGGCAAGCATGCTCCAAAATGCTTCACAaggtgaaaatataattttgatatgaaaacataatatgtatatgaattgtaATTAAATCGTTGAATTTATGTTGATTGTTTAGTGTCAATGGCTAGAACAATTGGAAATAAGAGATACGTCACTAAGTGAGAGTTCGGTGCCGGTGCTAGGACGTGGATTGCGTCCTGCCTGCTCGCTACGTAGCTTACATCTTCAGAGGTCACGTCTTGCCGGTGCTCCCTTATTGTGTCTCGGTAATTATCAAGATTTTAATTGATTGATAGAAATTTATAGTTTGTGACTAATTTATGACTTTATTACTTAGCTGGTTTCTTGAAGCAAAACAAGTCAGTTCGTGAACTGCATATTGGAGACAACCATTTGGTAGCTTCTGACGCTAAACATCTTGGATCAATGCTAAAATCAAATTCCTCATTACAATTGCTCGATATTAGTAACAATGATATACaggtaataattacatatatatttaaaacatgtatgtatgtatattgaaatttatatactattactgagtatgtatgtaatatgtttttAGGATTCTGGCATAGAAGCCATTGCAGAAGCCTTAGCGGAACAGTCGTCTGCTCAATCTTCATCCAGCAGCTCAAGCAGTGACTCTCCCATGTCTTCACCTCAATCGAGCAGTTCTGGTTATTATTGAAATGAGTTTTCCTACTTATAATTGTGTGAATATGTAATGATGTCCATACTATTATTCCATGTAGGATCTGTTCTAGATCGAGGGCTAGCAGTATTAATTGTATGGAATAACAATCTCACAAGAAATAGTGGAAATCACTTCTGCAAAGCTTTGGTAAGTTGTGCAGTAAGTATGATATGTCTGTTCATAGGTGTTTAGCAGTTTTCATACAACGTTTATTTGTTATAGTCCCGGTGCCGATCGTTAGAAGTGCTTAATATTGGTCAAAATCCCTTATGCGGCGAAACTGTTAATAGATTTAGAAGTGCCCTTCAACAAAATCGCTCACTGCTCAGTCTCGGCATGCAGAGTACTAAATTAGGAGCTGAAGCCGCTATAGCTATAGCTGAAGTCATAGAAGATAACCCTGTGAtacaagtatatatatatatatattttattatgttccTTTGTTTGAATTAATCTTTAATAGTATACTGTAATAACGGTTTGTATTCTTCAGAGAATTGATCTCAGAGACAACAAGTTGCAGATGGCAGGATTGCTAGCGTTAGCTACTGCACTTAAAAAGAACCATTCTGTTACAAGAATAGATCTTGATGATGCTCCTCCCTCACAGGTTTTATCTTATTCAcctttaaatacatatagttTCAATTTGATACTCACTTTtgtcatactttttttatttagcctAATAAAGAGCAACCTTTAGAAGAAACTCGTCTTGTATCAGAAATTAGATCATTGTGTAAGAGAAATGAATCCCAGTTAAATCCCTCTACATTGACTGCTGACGATGATGATTCTACTTCAATGCAGAGAAGACGCGCTGCTTCTTTTACGACTCGAAAAATAAGTTTGACATGTCAAACATTACAAACATTACCAGAACCAGTATTGTCACCACCAAAAACTTCAACTGGTCGCTTACGATCTCCATCGCCGAGCCCTATACCATCTCCAGCTAGCAGTCCTATACCTAGTCCTTCACATCGAAGTCGATTTCAAGTATCTCGAGTTAGTGATTCTTCACCTGGAAATTCACAAAGTCCAAGCCCGTCCACACCTCCAGGCCAGAGGTCGTTTTTCCCTGGAAATTCGCGCTTTCGAGTCGTAACAGTCCAAGAACCACCTTCAATATCAGTTCATGGTCCAGAAGAAAATGTGACTAAAGAAACGACACCTATGATTGATGAATCGAGTCAAACTGATAatggaaaaattgtaaaatgtccAAATAGCAGATTTAGCATTGTAAGGAATGTTGAAATAGCACAACACAGAAATAAAAATGTCATAATAAACTACTCTTTAGGTTCTGAAAAACAACCAAAGACACAGTCCCAAGCTGTATCtactgatttaattaaaaatgaagacAGTTTGAAAATTTCGGATCAATGTGCAAATAAAATTGATACAGATTTTCAAGATTTGGATTCAATGAAAGACTTAGATGACGATAGGCACCAACAGAAAATTGATGTATTTTCTACCAGTGAAATACCATCTTTGAATAATAGCAATTCGAAGAAAACATTCAATgtcataaagaaaaataaaagtgaatCTAGTTTGGACAGTCCTGATTTGGAAGTCTCAAGACTTATGCAACCTCAAGGAAAAAATAATGCTTATGATAGTAGTTCCAGCTTGGATATATCAGGCAGCTCAATGGAATCTCTTAACACCTTAGAACTCAATATAGATACTGAAATTAGTATTGTTGATAAGCAACCGGCTTCAAAACAAGCCTTTTCTACAGAGTTTTCTTTAGATTCCGAAGAAAATGACGTTTTTGGTGAAGATAAAGCAATTCAAAAACGCGGTAACTTATCATCATCAAATGAAAGCAGTTTAGATTTAAGTGCACCAGTTGAAGTTTCCTCAGGAAACATATTCCATTTTTCAAACCAATCTTTCTTAAATTCTTCCGTCTCCTCAAACGAAAGTGTGTCTCCAAATATATTTGGAAAACATATGAAATTGCATGGATCTGTCACTAGTTTAGAAGCTAGTGTAAGCTCCCTAGATTCTTGTAAATCTATTGGAAATACCTTATTAAGTCCAGGTGCAAATGATGGTACTAAGAAATTTTTTTCAACTCAAGAAAACTGCCTCATCGATTCTGCAGATTCTGGTATATTTCAATCGGATAATTCACCAAAAACAACTAATGATTCGACGTCATCTAATGAAGGCACTCTTACAGACAACTCCAATTTATCCAAAATGATGCGATCGATCGGATCATCCTTAGAGATACAAGGAATAACTAGTTTCTCTGATAAATCTTGTAAAACTCCCAAAAGAACAGCAAGTCTATTGGATGTTCCGTCTTCAAGCTCAAAACAACGAACTAGAAAAATTTCGATTTGTTCACAGAAAAAGGAAAATGAAGAATTGCCACAGCAAAAAGCTCAATCGAGTCTTGAAAagctattaaatatttttcaaaatccaaGTAGTATATTTTCTAGAACTGTTGACAACAGTGAAAAGAAGATGGACACTCAAAGTACTCAAAGACGAGATTCACAAACTTcttccaatttatctggttcGTTTTGGCCATGGAACCTAGGCAGTACCAGCTCTTTGACTATCAAAAGCCAGGGTGCTGAAAAACCAAAGAACACTGAAAATATAGATagtgaatatgaaaaaaatattggcaGAGTGACATCTTCCATTTCCGCAGAGTATACCGTCAAACTTATAGAGAAAAAGCAGCTACAAGATGATTCTTTGACTTCGGCAACAGCTATGGTTTCTAATATtccaaaaaatagtaataataatttaacttCAACTTCAGTTGACGATGAGAGCATTTGTAGATTAAGAAAGTATGAAGTATTACCCTGTGATAACTTAGATGAAATTGAATCAAAAGATGTGTCTGTTGAACatccaaaaattatatatggcGATATTTGCAATACTGCTGATGTGAGGGCTAAAGAGTTGCAGTCTGGACTCAAAAATGACATGGATGCAGATATCTCAAAATGTGATAATAAAATGGTACAATCAAATATGGATGAAAAAATGAATGTGTTTACACAGAATGTTACCACATTTTCTTTCATTGATGAGGATAATATTACTAAGAATGCagtacaaaataatttattagtatTAAGTGCTTACGATGTTGGTCTCAATCCTGACGGAGAAAACCTCAAGTCTCAGAGCGTTGATAGATGTGATATAATACTAGATGATGAATCAATCAAAAAGGAAACTACCGATTTCTTCTTTATCAAGTCGTCTAAAATAGACGACGCAATTTTACCCAGTAATGAAAATATTCAAGTTGAAGACTTGGAGATGGAGACAGAAaccattacattaaaatttgatgGAGGTAGTGCACTGTTGCATGATATGAATCCAATTGTAAATATTGAAGATGCGGAGAATATATATCCAGACTGTAAAGATTCAACGCTAGTGGCCAATCTTCCTGCAGATCTGATTGCAGCTgagtttaaattaattaacatgGATCCGTTTGAATCAAAAATAATTGACAAAGAAACGAATAATCCCAATGAAGGAAATGGGGCGCAAAAATTCCAGGTATCTGAAATATCTATTGCTGTACCAAAATCCGCTACCGCTGACATCGAAGATGCAACCCCCGGTAGAATAAACATTGATGATGGTCCTTCATTGAAAAACCCTAGTTTAAAAATTGatgataatattttgaatacgaTAGTGTTAAGTACGAAGTCCGTTGAATCTTTAAACGAAGCTAACAT
This window contains:
- the LOC143923117 gene encoding uncharacterized protein LOC143923117 isoform X2 — translated: MRAPSAIRHHPAAAAAAARNNPRTVTFRDEATLVTGYLEPDNPWTHVEETSGEELVLGYIQSCRKHNTAAIESVMDQLKEMKVVSASCRQGTLTLAGCALTPVACEALESILKKVRFQRIDLHDCQLNDDAAVALFDMVEYYESATELDISGNKGLGIPAWQACSKMLHKCQWLEQLEIRDTSLSESSVPVLGRGLRPACSLRSLHLQRSRLAGAPLLCLAGFLKQNKSVRELHIGDNHLVASDAKHLGSMLKSNSSLQLLDISNNDIQDSGIEAIAEALAEQSSAQSSSSSSSSDSPMSSPQSSSSDRGLAVLIVWNNNLTRNSGNHFCKALSRCRSLEVLNIGQNPLCGETVNRFRSALQQNRSLLSLGMQSTKLGAEAAIAIAEVIEDNPVIQRIDLRDNKLQMAGLLALATALKKNHSVTRIDLDDAPPSQPNKEQPLEETRLVSEIRSLCKRNESQLNPSTLTADDDDSTSMQRRRAASFTTRKISLTCQTLQTLPEPVLSPPKTSTGRLRSPSPSPIPSPASSPIPSPSHRSRFQVSRVSDSSPGNSQSPSPSTPPGQRSFFPGNSRFRVVTVQEPPSISVHGPEENVTKETTPMIDESSQTDNGKIVKCPNSRFSIVRNVEIAQHRNKNVIINYSLGSEKQPKTQSQAVSTDLIKNEDSLKISDQCANKIDTDFQDLDSMKDLDDDRHQQKIDVFSTSEIPSLNNSNSKKTFNVIKKNKSESSLDSPDLEVSRLMQPQGKNNAYDSSSSLDISGSSMESLNTLELNIDTEISIVDKQPASKQAFSTEFSLDSEENDVFGEDKAIQKRGNLSSSNESSLDLSAPVEVSSGNIFHFSNQSFLNSSVSSNESVSPNIFGKHMKLHGSVTSLEASVSSLDSCKSIGNTLLSPGANDGTKKFFSTQENCLIDSADSGIFQSDNSPKTTNDSTSSNEGTLTDNSNLSKMMRSIGSSLEIQGITSFSDKSCKTPKRTASLLDVPSSSSKQRTRKISICSQKKENEELPQQKAQSSLEKLLNIFQNPSSIFSRTVDNSEKKMDTQSTQRRDSQTSSNLSGSFWPWNLGSTSSLTIKSQGAEKPKNTENIDSEYEKNIGRVTSSISAEYTVKLIEKKQLQDDSLTSATAMVSNIPKNSNNNLTSTSVDDESICRLRKYEVLPCDNLDEIESKDVSVEHPKIIYGDICNTADVRAKELQSGLKNDMDADISKCDNKMVQSNMDEKMNVFTQNVTTFSFIDEDNITKNAVQNNLLVLSAYDVGLNPDGENLKSQSVDRCDIILDDESIKKETTDFFFIKSSKIDDAILPSNENIQVEDLEMETETITLKFDGGSALLHDMNPIVNIEDAENIYPDCKDSTLVANLPADLIAAEFKLINMDPFESKIIDKETNNPNEGNGAQKFQVSEISIAVPKSATADIEDATPGRINIDDGPSLKNPSLKIDDNILNTIVLSTKSVESLNEANILSKDFDLLLASDKDMQSTVISTEDIENIKNDFSSSDNCFKLNKKSLDFSDNPSARIAPSILKQSIGLENKTSPNDKQLSPESGPSIDNLPSRIIKRIKENISPENTLTSSMSNTQALVQELAERRKNDDLFCRISEKQYNNESNVDQTESLKSESIIICSDSDIKVELDISDVSNANLFDNNQYFVDSMSSEKLNVLNIGIDDTNIEVGIDLINKDHEMNDTNTDFSNNKNLENENQCMVVECESAFTIPDNFEELRDIDYKLIPEISCDIVDDVNRVSFENIEDNYSVHLNSEDEKKYEDNLQDKIDNFDITDHPIEEGKDVLDVINLSEINTNDTINVPAEGDNTTEILKSDVTFEVSALKQNSGSCDVQDNLGDEILESSEIKVIKMEEKGFKDNKSGFKPISILKKSNERKHCSLPRDIPEHKKIGDSESCRSVEKHAPIRCGSLPESISGYSPKSMSDNLANRGKIGKSRSPINTLGKMARDSLYALNMNDDEIADLAHSKRQSLESVRSLGSVSEDAGDTFPLRKVFSSSESRSLGPCTSQESLASLASISEIAAEAADASKHEDKV